The Calothrix sp. PCC 7507 DNA segment ATTTCATGCCCAATTATCTATTTTTTCACGGATATCGTTCCGGTTAAAACCTATGGCCCTGATTTTGCCCTACATTTCTTCCCCGCCTTTATTATCAATCGCTTAACTTTCATTACAGCTACTTGGGGAATTCCCGCTAGAGAAGTTTGGCGGGCAGAACAATATGCGATCGCCTTATTTCCGCTATTCATCCAAGCAGTTTTGGGTGTATTTGTCGGAGGTAATCTCAAATTTCAAGTTACACCTAAAAAGCGGCAATCTGGAATTTTCCTCCAACTTGTTTGGCCACAATTACTTATCTTTGCACTCACGATTTTGGGAATATTATGGAGTCTCTATCGCTTTGCAACTGGTAATTTAAATTCTCCTTGGGTTCACTTACTTAATGGTGCTTGGGCTATCTATAACTTGTCACTTTTGTGGGGCATCATCCGTGCATCTTTCTGGCAACCACCAACAGAAGCTTAAACAAAAATTGGGAGTCAAACTAAAGTATGAAGTATGAAGTATGAAGTATAAAGTCTGAAATTAACCTAATAATAAAGTGAATTATAGCGGTTTTCAGATCAGTGAGGTACAGTTTTAAATCGCAAAGCCTGTAGGGGCGGGGAAACCCCGCCCTGGATTGTATTACATCAGATCGAGAACCGCTATATAACTCCTTCATTCTCCCGAATTCTGACTCCTAAATTCTGACTCCTGACTCCAACACAACCTATTAAGTAAAACAGCTATGAATAATTATTTTGACCCGAAAAATTTTGCTAAGAAAACTGTTTTGACAATTTATGCTCATGCTGATGATGAAGTCTTACCTGCCGCTGGCACTCTCAATATCATGTCTAAGGCAGGATGGAATGTTCATTGCTTAATTTTGACTGATGGTAATCTTTCCAGTTCATCTATGAAGGATAAACGCCATAAAGAAGCTGAGGAGGCTGGTAAAATTATTGGTGCAACTTATGAGTTTTATGCTCTGGAAGAGTGCAACTTCTCAACACAAGTAGTAATTAAAGTTGCTGAAGAAGCTATTAAACGTTGGCAACCAGATTTAATTATTACTCATGCACCACAACCTGAAAAATATGGGCATAGAGATCATGAAGTTTGTGCGATCGCAGTTTCTAATGTCGCTACTCGCACAAATATTCCTCTTTGGTATTCTGCACCACCTGTTTTTTTACGTGGGTTTGAACCAAATTTTTTTGTAGATATTACCTCTGTAATTGAAGAAAAAGTTGCGGCTATTGGTTGTTATGAATCAGAGCTAAATAAAGCATTTATGCAACTTGACGCCATACTCGTTTTGTCTCGATTTTGGGCACGAGAGTTAGGACAAAAAGATGGTTATTTTGAAGCTTTTGAAATTTCTCGGCAATGGGTTGATGCTAGCTTCTTTGAAGCATTGGCTAATAGTAAAAAGCAAGTAGCTCATCAGGAATTATCCAATATTTCGCAAACTTGAGTTTATAGTATAACTTGCAGTTCTAGTAAGCAAATGCCACAATAGTAAAGTATAAATGTTAGACAAATAACAGGATAAATCAATTATGAGTCTCACAGTCAAAGTCATTGAACCTTCTGGAATTTTGGATGGAATTAGAGGTAATATTCTACGCCGTGAGGTTGGTGATATCCTAGAGAGTGGAGCAGATATTTTATTGATTGATCTCAAAGATGTTAAGTTCATCGATAGCTCTGGTCTGGGCGCTTTAGTATCAGCTATGCAAATGGTACGGAAAGCTAACAGTAAACTATTTGTCTGTTCTGTTAGCGACCAAGTTAGGATGCTATTTGAACTCACTAAAATGGATAGGATTTTTCAAACATTTATCGATCAAGAAGATTTTGAACGCCAAATACTCGCAATCCAATGAGATGTTAATCAATTAAAAACTATGTAGTTTTAAAAACACTAAGCAAAACAAATTTTCAGTAAAGACAAGTCATCTTCAAGAATTTGTTGAATATTTAAGGTCATGATTTCCAATAATATTTGCTGGAGATGACAGTCATTTACTTGGCTATGATTCATGATTATTTCAATGAAAGTATCAAGTCCCAAAATCTTACCGTCTGGCTGATTAATTTCATAAACACCATCACTAAAAATGTATAAGGTGCTATTCTCTTCAACATCTAAGACAGCATCCTCAAAATTAATATCTGGCAAAAAGCCTATGGGCAAATCTAAAGAGCCTAGTTGTTGAGCTTGCAGGCTGGTCGCAGATTTTTTCGATAGCAGTATAGCAGGTGGATGTCCGGCGCTGGAGTAAATTAGTTGACGTTTAGGACGGTGATAAACTCCATACCAAATTGTGAAGTATTTAGCACCATGATTACTCATTTGGAAAGCCTGATTGAGTGCCTGCAAGACTTCATTAGGTTGATAAAAGTTAGTATTTGGTAGAGATTGTGATCGCAAAATATTTAATACAGACACAGATAGCAGGGCAGAACCAACCCCATGCCCTGATACATCCAACAAATAAATTGCCAAATTATCTTCATCTAGCCAGTAATAATCGAAGCAATCACCCCCTAACTGCGCTGAGGGAATAAACAGTGCTTCTGTAGTTACAGCACCCATAAGCGGCGAAGGCAGTAGCGATCGCACATAATCAGCTGCCTCAGCTAATTCTGCCTCTAAGATTTGTTTTTGAGTTTGCAAATTCTGGTTGAGTGTTTCTAAAACTTGCTTTTGATTCTGTAAATCTTGACTTAGCTGATGTAACCTTAGCCCGGCTCTCACCCTTGCTTTTAATTCATTCATCTCAATTGGTTTAGAGATAAATTCATCCGCTCCAGCGTCTAATCCCTTAACTCTATCTTCCTCCTCTCCGGGAGATGCACCTTTAGCAGTCAACAAAATAAAAAAAGTAGTTGCTAACTCTGAATCTGCCTTGATACGACGGCACACTTCTAATCCGTCCATTTGTGACATTATCCAGTCACAAATAATCAGAGCCGGACGTAGCAGTTGTGATTGAACAATTCCTTCTTTACCATTACTAGCTACAGTCACATCATAACCCTGCTTTTCGAGCGTTCTTTTTAATGCCACTCTAATAATCGGATCGTCATCAATAACTAGAATTTTCAACATAACTCACACCTTTTTAATTAAGCTAAAAAGCAAGTATTAGGGCATCAAAAAAATAGCCATTATTCCTAACTACTGTCTTGAAAAATAGTGTGAGAGGAAACCTCACTATGCTTTTTCCGTTTTTTCTCCCCTACCTAAAGATGAGATTTTTTGAATTAGCAGCTTTTTACTCTAGTTTTAATTATACGTAATTTGATTCTTAATATATAGTAAAAATACCCAATTTAAATCAAATGCGAATATGATTATGGCAGTAGATTCTAGTGGCTAGAAAGTGAACAATAAAATTCAGCTAAAAGTTCATACAAATCTTACAGTTTTACCTCAAGTGTTATCTTGGTTTGAGCAGATGAACCAACCACCTATTGCTAATCAACAAATTTGGTGGCAATGCCAAACACTTCTTATAGAAGGCTTTACTAACACTGTTGAACATGCCCACAAAAATTTGCCAAATGAAACTTCTATTGAAATAGAGGCTGTGCGGTTTAATGAACACATAGAAATTTGTATTTTGTCTCAAGGTGAACCCTTCAATTTAGAACAAGAATTGCAAGAAAAATGTGAATTTGAGGATAACTATCAAGAGCGTGGACGTGGTTTAAAAATCATGTCTAAAATTGCTGACAAGTTGCATTATGAACAGACAACAGATAATCGTTATTGCTTATTTATGAGTAAATATTATTAAGCATATAGCAACTCTTAGATGAAATACATTTTCCTCAAAGGAGCCAAAATATTGAATCTTCCTGAATTCTGATAACTCAATTAAGCATATTGCACTCCACTGAGAACCAGCATATTTTTAATTTTAGGAGTTGGGAAGCAGAATTGAAAAATAAAAAACAGGAATTTTACTTGTTTAAATTTTCAGCTACTGACTTCTTCTTAAAAAATCTTGAATACAATTGAGAAACTCTTCTAATTCTGAAACTAGGATATTAGTACCCCTACGTTCTTGGTGGTGAGCTAGTTTTTCCAATTTATCAGCAGCCAGGTGCATTTTTCTAGCTCCAATATTAGCACTAGCACCTTTAAGATGATGTGCTTCTCGCGCAAGTTTTGGAAAGTCATTAGCTGCGATCGCAGCTTTGGTTATTGCTAAATGCGATTGGGTATCTTCAATGAATATTTGTAGTAGTTCTAATTCAAATTCCGCATTATTTTCTGATAGCTGATGTAAGTATTCCCAATCAATTGGTAGTTCTAATAAATCGGCTTCTATTACAGAAACTGCCTGCTCAGTTAACTTCTCTGATTGTATTTTGAATATAAATTGGCTCCAATGCTCTAAAGTAGCCGCTAATTGTTCTTTAAATACAGGCTTGCTTAAAAAATCATCCATACCTGCATCTAAACACATTTTTTTATCTTCTTTCATGGCATTAGCTGTCATTGCAATTACTATAGGACGCCGATGACTAGCAAATAAGTTATCTTCCCAAAGACGAATTTCTTTTGTGGTTTCTATCCCATCAAGAATCGGCATTTGACAATCCATAAAAATCAAATCATAGGGATTTTTTTTAATTATCTCTAAAACTTCTTTACCATTATTAGCAACATCGGCTTTATAGCCTATACTTTGGAGTTGCTTTAAAGCTATTTTTTGATTCACTAGATTATCTTCAGCCAACAGAATCCTTAATTGAGGCTTGGAAGCATCAATCTCGGCATCATCTGCTACATTTCTTATTTTCCCTTCCTGACTCACCACTCCTTCTAGAATCACAGGAGCAGTAATAGTAAAGTAAAATTTGCTACCTATTCCCGGTTCACTTTCTACCCAAATTTTCCCACCCATTAATTCACAAAGTTGCTTGCAAATAGCAAGACCTAAGCCAGTACCGCCGTACTGTCGAGCGATGGAGGAGTCAGCTTGACTGAAGGCTTGAAATAAACGATCAAGGCGATCGCGTGCAATTCCAATCCCTGTATCTTCTATCGTAAACTGAATTTCGTCAGTATTTGTGGCAGCAGGAGAATGAATATCTCTATTCTTACGAGTTATAACTGAAACTTCTATACCACCAGTTTCAGTAAATTTTAAAGCATTACTGAGTAGATTAATCAAAACCTGGCGCAATCGAGTGATGTCACCCAAAATCATCGTCGGAACTTCAGGTTTATCTATAAATGTGAGTTTCAATCCCTTTTCTTTAACTTTAGGTGCAAATAGCGAAAGAGTCTCCTTAATGCAATTTGGTAGTGCAAAAGGTTGCTCTTCTAATTCCAGCTTCCCTGATAAAGTTGTCACTAGCAATGCATCTGCCATTGAACTTAAAATTTGGTCAATATATTGTTTAGAAGCCTTAAGGTTGCGTAACAAAAGATTTGCTTCATTTGTTCCCTGGAATAAAGATTGCTCAAGAACCATGCGTTCTGTACTATCTTTCACAAGAATCATTAGCTGATTGCTAATAGAATCTTCTTGGATATTTTTAATAACATTAATATCAATATATAAAGGAGAATCTGTACTTTGTGAACGACTAATTCCTTTTAATTCAAAACTATTTTTTCTACCCTCTTTAATGGTATTAAAAATATCTTCGAGTCCCTCTAATTCGGGAAATAAAATTCGCACATCTTGATATAGTTTAATCGCATCAGGAAGACCAGCAAATCTACTGACTCCAAAAGATTTCTCTAAAATTTTTAGATTTTCATCAACTATCAAATATTCAATACAACATTTAGATAACAACTCAGTTAATAATAAGTTCATTTGACTAAATTAAGTATGGGGCTAAAGTTTGGAATATTTTATCAACATTATTTCCAGTCTTAGCTGAAGTTAAATAGGTAGATGAAATATTCGTGTGTTCACTAAATAAATAGTTTTATCGATATTACCAAGACGCTCGCGGACATCGTCTCTAGTCATCTGACTCATCAGTAAAACCTCATTTTTGGGAAAACAACTAGGGTAGGAGGTGATGCATTGAGCTAGCGTTGAGGGAAAAAATCTCAGATGAGGATGTCCCAAACGCACCAAACCTACTTTCAGTTCTTTAAGGTTATTATTCCCATTTATCCATAGGTTTTATCTGACATGAACATATTTAAGCAAACATCATCTGCCATTAGATATCTGAAAAGCGGTGTGAGTTGTCTATACAAACAAGCGATATGAGAAAAAGTGTCCACAAAATTCGTAATCGCTGAGGACTTCGTACTCATGTGCGATCGCTCTTCTCAAGAGTTAAATTAAGATAAATATCATAAACTAAATTCTGCTCCATCCTCCCCATCTATATTGGTATTTTTCCCTACAGCGGTAGGTTTAAAATTAGAGCCATTAATTAATTCTGCAAAAGAAATTCCTGGGTTTTGGTGGAGTATATTCAGCACACTAATAAAATCTCGCACAATTTCGCCTGGTGTTAGTAATGCCTCTGCACCCAAGCGATTGGTAATTTCTTTGACAAAATCCTGCAATTCACGATTAGTCAAAACCTTTTCATAGCCAAAGTTAAGACTATGAATTTCCGTCAAGCGTTGCAAAAGTGTTAAGATTTCTTCCTGACTTAATGGGTTGAGCCGCATCACTGGCCCCAAATATTCTTGCACACCAGCTTGTGCAACAAAACGGCTTTCTTTGGTGCGTCTTCGCCAAGCTTGATCAGCAAATAATCCCCGATTTGGGTCTTCTAAAAATTTTGTTGTGCCACCAATAACAATGCCTAGATGTTCTGCTTTGCACTGCATGGTGTCATTAAATATTGCTAGCAATCGATTATAGTTTTTTTCTCTTGTAACTGTAGTAGATATTTGGTATAAATGTACAGATTCATCAACTAAAACTAATAGTCCCTTGTAGCCAATTTCAGCCACAAATTTAGCAAATATCTTGATATAATCATACCAACTATCATCATCAATAATGACACGTACTCCTAATGCTGCTCTAGCTTCAGTTTTGGTGTTAAATTCCCCGCGTAACCAACGCATGGCAGCATTTTTTAAATTATCATCATCCAACCGATAGCCACGCCAATAAGCAATAATGACACTGCCAAAATCAAAGCCGTGTACCAAATCTTCAATATACTGAACTACTTCTCTGATTTTTTCTTCCACTTTGTCATCAAAACCTTCATCATTAGGACGTATCCCACTATCTTTTACTACTTCTTGTTGGATTTTATTAATCCATCCTTCTAAAATTGAGACTAAAGCACCACCATCAGGACGAGTTTTTGTGGCTAGGCGGCTCATTAATTCTCGATAAGTCGCTAAACCTTCGTTGTTGGTTCCTGCTAGTCGGCGCTCTGAAGACAAATCAGCGTCAGCTACTACAAAACCTTGCTCCATAGCACGGTTGCGAACCAGTTGCAGCATGAAGCTTTTTCCAGAACCGTAGTTACCAATTATAAAGCGAAATGCTGCGACACCTCCTGCAATATCATCAAGATTTTGTAAAAGGCTTTGTAGTTCTTTTTCTCGACCAACTGCTATGTGTTCTACTCCTAGTCTTGGGACTACTCCTGCACTTAAGGAATTGATTAAAGCAGTGGATATTTTTTTCGATATTTTAAGTTTTGCCATGTAATTCACTTACTTGATTTTAACAGTTATCAGCTTCATTATTTCTTGGGTTTAACTCCCCACTAATTGTTGTAAGGTATTGATGGCGCTTCTTTACCTATGCCGATATGCCTGATAACTGTTGACTGTTTACTGATTTAAACATAGAGGCGTCTGTTTCATACCTAATAATTATTTTACAACGGCAAGAATACTTTAATTAATTTGAGGAAGCTTGTCTAGTCATCAGGTTTTCATATAGGGCGAGCATTTTTTTGACGTTGATTATATGCTCTTGATAAATTTCTGGATTTTCTATACCAGGATTAATTACTAACTCACCAAGAATATCATTAGCACGTTCGTTTATAGCATCAATTAATAAATTAGGCATAGTAATGTTTGCTTCCGCAATCTGTTTAATAGTACCCTTGAGATTTTCTTGTTTGACTATGGCTTTTAATACCTGAATTTCGTGATCTGGTAGTTGCTCCATAAAAGTCATCCATTCTTCAGATAATGTTTCAGATATTTCTTGAGTTTCTATAGGTGTAAGTAATTCCGAGAAAGGAAACAAATCTAAATCGTCTTCTTGTTCCTGAGCAGGTAAGGAATTTGGCTCAAATGTTTCCATTTGTTGAAGTAATTCCCAGACTTGGTTTTGCAAGAGGTCACGTTCTTCTTGTAATAATGAAACTTGACTTTGCAATTGTTGTAATTCAGCTTGCTGTTCTCCTAATTTAGTTTGTAAGTAATTCTGGCTGGATTCTACATCTGCTTTTTTGATTGTTGTCGCTATCAGTAACTGATTTTGCTCATTGACATTAATTTCTAGCTCTTGCAGTTGAATTCGCAGTTCATAAACTTTTTCTTCTATTTGGGGTTTGAGTCTACCTAGTAAGGTTAAATTACTTTCAAGATCTTGTTTTTCCTCATACAGTTCAGAAATTTGAGTTTGCAACTGATTAATTTCCGAGCGAGATACATTACAATTTAATTCCAGACGCCTTTTTTCTGCTGTGAGGTTAGAAACTGAATTATTCAGTTCTGTTTGACTTTTCTCTAAGCTATGAAGCTCTTTTTTGAAAGCAGTAATTTCCGATTCTAGTTGTTTTTTTTGCCCAGTGAAAGTGCTTGATTCTCTGTGGAGATTATCTCTTTGATTACGGGACTCGGCTACTTGAGTTTTTAGTTTATTTGATTCTGTATATAATAAGTTACGATGTTCTTCTATTTTGTCAATTTCTCTAATAATTCGAGATTTTAATCCTTCGAGTTCTTTGATTCGCTTATGAAGAGAATTTAAAACAAGCATTTCATAAGCTCTGCGCCGATTATCTACACAAAATGCGGCTGCATAGGTAGCAAGTAAAGTAATTACACCTGTCACCATCGCTCTAGGAAAATCCCAGTTGGGAACGAGGCTAAGACCAAAACTTACGCTAAAGGCAACTATTCCTAAAAAAACTCGATTGCTGATGGTTGCTGGTTGCATATTGCTTGTTTTCTACCTAAGTAGGTCGGTGCAAATCAAGGTAACGGTACTAGTACAAAAAGGCTGAAGGCTGTAGACGCGGAGCGGCTTGCCGCAGGCTAGTCTGAAGTCTGAAATGAAGAAACTTGTACAGCAAGTTTTTCAGTGTTTTGTAACAGTGACACACAATCGAGGGCGGGGAAACCCCGCCTCTACAGGCTTTTTGATTTTAATCTGAAAAATGAAACATAAAGATTACTAACTAAGTAATTCATGCTGTGACTGGTTATTAAATTTATTGTTATTAAGACTTAAATCTGCTTTC contains these protein-coding regions:
- a CDS encoding PIG-L deacetylase family protein codes for the protein MNNYFDPKNFAKKTVLTIYAHADDEVLPAAGTLNIMSKAGWNVHCLILTDGNLSSSSMKDKRHKEAEEAGKIIGATYEFYALEECNFSTQVVIKVAEEAIKRWQPDLIITHAPQPEKYGHRDHEVCAIAVSNVATRTNIPLWYSAPPVFLRGFEPNFFVDITSVIEEKVAAIGCYESELNKAFMQLDAILVLSRFWARELGQKDGYFEAFEISRQWVDASFFEALANSKKQVAHQELSNISQT
- a CDS encoding STAS domain-containing protein; amino-acid sequence: MSLTVKVIEPSGILDGIRGNILRREVGDILESGADILLIDLKDVKFIDSSGLGALVSAMQMVRKANSKLFVCSVSDQVRMLFELTKMDRIFQTFIDQEDFERQILAIQ
- a CDS encoding PP2C family protein-serine/threonine phosphatase, with the protein product MLKILVIDDDPIIRVALKRTLEKQGYDVTVASNGKEGIVQSQLLRPALIICDWIMSQMDGLEVCRRIKADSELATTFFILLTAKGASPGEEEDRVKGLDAGADEFISKPIEMNELKARVRAGLRLHQLSQDLQNQKQVLETLNQNLQTQKQILEAELAEAADYVRSLLPSPLMGAVTTEALFIPSAQLGGDCFDYYWLDEDNLAIYLLDVSGHGVGSALLSVSVLNILRSQSLPNTNFYQPNEVLQALNQAFQMSNHGAKYFTIWYGVYHRPKRQLIYSSAGHPPAILLSKKSATSLQAQQLGSLDLPIGFLPDINFEDAVLDVEENSTLYIFSDGVYEINQPDGKILGLDTFIEIIMNHSQVNDCHLQQILLEIMTLNIQQILEDDLSLLKICFA
- a CDS encoding anti-sigma regulatory factor translates to MNNKIQLKVHTNLTVLPQVLSWFEQMNQPPIANQQIWWQCQTLLIEGFTNTVEHAHKNLPNETSIEIEAVRFNEHIEICILSQGEPFNLEQELQEKCEFEDNYQERGRGLKIMSKIADKLHYEQTTDNRYCLFMSKYY
- a CDS encoding ATP-binding protein, giving the protein MNLLLTELLSKCCIEYLIVDENLKILEKSFGVSRFAGLPDAIKLYQDVRILFPELEGLEDIFNTIKEGRKNSFELKGISRSQSTDSPLYIDINVIKNIQEDSISNQLMILVKDSTERMVLEQSLFQGTNEANLLLRNLKASKQYIDQILSSMADALLVTTLSGKLELEEQPFALPNCIKETLSLFAPKVKEKGLKLTFIDKPEVPTMILGDITRLRQVLINLLSNALKFTETGGIEVSVITRKNRDIHSPAATNTDEIQFTIEDTGIGIARDRLDRLFQAFSQADSSIARQYGGTGLGLAICKQLCELMGGKIWVESEPGIGSKFYFTITAPVILEGVVSQEGKIRNVADDAEIDASKPQLRILLAEDNLVNQKIALKQLQSIGYKADVANNGKEVLEIIKKNPYDLIFMDCQMPILDGIETTKEIRLWEDNLFASHRRPIVIAMTANAMKEDKKMCLDAGMDDFLSKPVFKEQLAATLEHWSQFIFKIQSEKLTEQAVSVIEADLLELPIDWEYLHQLSENNAEFELELLQIFIEDTQSHLAITKAAIAANDFPKLAREAHHLKGASANIGARKMHLAADKLEKLAHHQERRGTNILVSELEEFLNCIQDFLRRSQ
- a CDS encoding ATP-binding protein, whose translation is MAKLKISKKISTALINSLSAGVVPRLGVEHIAVGREKELQSLLQNLDDIAGGVAAFRFIIGNYGSGKSFMLQLVRNRAMEQGFVVADADLSSERRLAGTNNEGLATYRELMSRLATKTRPDGGALVSILEGWINKIQQEVVKDSGIRPNDEGFDDKVEEKIREVVQYIEDLVHGFDFGSVIIAYWRGYRLDDDNLKNAAMRWLRGEFNTKTEARAALGVRVIIDDDSWYDYIKIFAKFVAEIGYKGLLVLVDESVHLYQISTTVTREKNYNRLLAIFNDTMQCKAEHLGIVIGGTTKFLEDPNRGLFADQAWRRRTKESRFVAQAGVQEYLGPVMRLNPLSQEEILTLLQRLTEIHSLNFGYEKVLTNRELQDFVKEITNRLGAEALLTPGEIVRDFISVLNILHQNPGISFAELINGSNFKPTAVGKNTNIDGEDGAEFSL
- a CDS encoding tellurite resistance TerB C-terminal domain-containing protein yields the protein MQPATISNRVFLGIVAFSVSFGLSLVPNWDFPRAMVTGVITLLATYAAAFCVDNRRRAYEMLVLNSLHKRIKELEGLKSRIIREIDKIEEHRNLLYTESNKLKTQVAESRNQRDNLHRESSTFTGQKKQLESEITAFKKELHSLEKSQTELNNSVSNLTAEKRRLELNCNVSRSEINQLQTQISELYEEKQDLESNLTLLGRLKPQIEEKVYELRIQLQELEINVNEQNQLLIATTIKKADVESSQNYLQTKLGEQQAELQQLQSQVSLLQEERDLLQNQVWELLQQMETFEPNSLPAQEQEDDLDLFPFSELLTPIETQEISETLSEEWMTFMEQLPDHEIQVLKAIVKQENLKGTIKQIAEANITMPNLLIDAINERANDILGELVINPGIENPEIYQEHIINVKKMLALYENLMTRQASSN